GATCTCGCTTCTGGAGGAACCTTTAATATCAACGTCAAGGTTTCCTTCAGAAACCATATCAGAAGCCTCAAGCAGTTCGTTGATGGGCTTTCTGTAAATATTCATAATTACAAAAACAAGTAAACCGCCGATAAGCAATGAAAGGAAAGTTACCAGAAAAATTTTGTTTACGGAATTTGTAATTAGCACATCCAGTTTTTCTTTCTGGTCAGCACTGGCGGCTTCAGCCACTTCTCCAACTCTTGTGGCTATAGACATCATATTTTTCTCTTCGAGCGTTTTTCTTTCTTCCAGAACCTTAAATTGCTCGAAATCTGCCTGGAAATCTTCGGCACTTCTAAGTATCTCATTCCCTGCAGCAATATTTTCCGGCCTATCCATCCTCCTGTTTAAGTCTGTAGAAAGTTCAATAATTTCTTCCATAAACACATTGAAATTATCTGCATATTGCTGGTCGGGGCTCATAGCATAATTTTGATACTCATTTTGAGCTTTCATTGTCAGTACAATTATCCTTTGAGCGCTCTCGGCATTGGAAAATTTTTTCTCGAGGGTCTCATTTGAGTACCCGGCCTCAAATTCCTCTCTGTACTGGACCATCTGATTTTTAGAAAGCTTATCTGCGTTTATGATTAGAATTTCACTATCATTAACAAGTTTACTCCTTACCTTAGCCTGTTCGTCTTCTGCTTCAACATATCTGTTAAAAGTTTCATTGAATTCCCTGGAAGCTTCAAGGACAAGATCCATTCTGTCACGGTTCTCAGGGTCAAGGTAGCCTATGTATATCACTTTGGATATCTCTGCCTGTGTGGGCACAAAACTGAGATAATGATAAACTTCTTTTTTGTAGGCAGGATCGCCGTGAATAACATAGCTTTCTTCAGCTTGCAGGGCGTCCTGCATATTATTCATGATAAAAGTCATATTCTGGATAGCCCGGCTCTTCTTATCAACTTCGTTCATGCCCTGATAACCTGTATAACCTACAAAAAAGATCAAAATCAGGAGTAGGGCAAACCCTATCACTACATGCCCTATTTTTGTACTTTTATACATCTTTTTTCACCCGTGCTTCCAGCATCTTAACTTCTGTAGTCTATCTGCCTAAAACCGGATACAGATAATACCTGTAAAAGACAGAGACACACATCTTCAGAAGGCTTTTATCCAGATTTCCCAACAACTGCTCAATATAGAGTATTTAAGAATTCATAAATATTATGATCCTTTAAAAGAGTAAGAAACTTAAAGGGTAAAAACCTCAAATAATGGGGGAACCGAATAACCAGTTTCATCAGAAGTGTTACTTCTGAAGTATACTCAGGATAACTTAATGGGGAGAATTCATTACTGTAAGAAACTCCTTGACCTGCGATCCAAATCTATCAAAATTAATAGGTTTGGAAAGAACTGCATGACATCCGGCTTTAAGAAATTCCTGCCTACTTTCAGGATCACAATTCCCTGTGACAGCGACCACCTTTATACTTTCTGTATCAGGATTGCATTTTATCCGCTGAAGCAATTCAAGTCCATGCATTTTTGGGAGTTCCATATCCATCAGTATGAGATCAACTTTAACCTTGCTGAGGACTTCCAGTGCTTCAAAGCCGTTTTTTGCCTTTATCGGGTCATATCCGCAGGACTTCAGAAGGTCGGATTCAACAACAAGATTAAGCAAGTTATCCTCAACAATCAGGATTTCAGGCATTTAATCACTCCTGTATCTGCTTGAAGAATTCTCTGATTGGGTCCTTCATACAGAGGTACTTATTTTAAAGAAATTTTTATTCTAAAGAGGGTATTTTTCTGAATCTAGTTTCGCAATTAGTAGGGGATAAACTTCTCAATTATCTAACTTCTTAACTATAGGGAATAAATATCCGATTAATCTGATAAAATTCCATTAAATATTCTTACAGCTTTCTATGGAAAGCGGATGTGTTCCGTACTACCCTTCTGGATATAAAATTTAAGCATAAATTTTAAGCATAAATTTTAAGATTTAAATGTAAATGGGTTGGGATTTAAAAGCCTAAGTACAAACACCTGCAACTAAATTTTAACACTAAGTAAAGGAATTCAGTGCAAAAACAAGTCATTTAGTTCCAGTGTGATTCTTTGTATGGAAATAATGTTGATTCTTTGTATGGAAATATTACGTGAGAGTCAATTCCCCAACTTATAAAAACAATATAAATCCCCGTAGAATATAAAGTTATTTATTAAGATATATAACATTATTTTAATATAAAGATTGAAAATAGGATAGTTGATGCTTGGTTAGATAATTTTTATTTAGGCAATCCTTACTTAGATTTTAGATAATTTTATTTAGGTAATCCTTACTTAGATTTTAACAATCTTTACTTAGATTTAGATAATCCTTACTTACATGATTCTTATTCACATATATGCTAAGGCAGAGCCAGCTCTATATTTTATAAAAAGAGCTCTTTCAAATCTTCCACCGGTTCTATGCAACCGAGACAGACGGCTTTGAATAAATATAGACAAAGAATAATAAAATTTTACTAAAATTTATTAACACACAAAAAGCCAGAATAGAAGCAGACAAAAACAAAAAAAATTGACGAAGATAATTAAAAAAGTTTAATATAGCTGTTTTCGTATATACTTTTTCATATTAAGAAAAAAGAATTGATAATCAGAAAAACTTGTGTTAACTGTATATGTTAGCATGTATGCATCTTCTTAAAAATTCTCTGATTTCATTCCAGCTAAAAACTTTCAGTTACTGTTTAACACAAATTTTCAGTAATCATCTTAGAGATTCAACGTTAATAAAGATTCCAAGTTGTTGAAATTCTAAGCATTTAATTCTGAACTATTTAAATTCTGAACTATTTAAATTCTGAACTATTAAATTCCAAGTTACTGAAATTCTAAATTGTTATTTTCGAGATCGTTCTCTGTTAATAACAGGTTTGAAAAATAAAAACGCGATTATAAATCGGCATGTTTATACTGAATTCGAAAGTATTTTTAAAATGAAATACGGTCAGGGAACTTCAAAAATCACTGGATTTAAATAAAAAATAATATTTAACATAGAAGTGAAAAGTAATACGCACACAAAAACTGTCACTTACTTAGCAAAAATAGGAAGGTTTAGAATGGCAAGGGTAATGATCGTGGACGATGCCGAATTTATGCGAATGGTAATTAGAGATATCCTCCTGAAGCACGGACACGAGGTGGTTGCCGAGGTAAGTGATGGAGAAGAAGCAGTTCAGACGTATCTGGAAGTAAAACCTGATCTTGTGTTAATGGACATAATAATGCCTGATATGGATGGCAAGGAAGCGCTACAAAAACTTCTTTTAATAGATCCTGCCGCAAAAGTGGTAATGTGTTCTTCTCTTGGGCAGCAGGCTCTGATAACCGAATCTATGAAAATAGGAGCTATGGGTTTTATAGTGAAACCTTTTGAGCCGGAAAGCATGCTTGATGTAATTAGAAAAATAGCCGAACCAAATTAACCTGCCAGACTAACTTAACCTTGCAGAACCAGGTTACATTGAAAAACCAGATTTACCCTGCCAAATAAAATAACTTTACCAGATAAGATAATTTTGCCAGACAGGATTAATCAGGTCTAACCAGATCTACCTTCTAAACCAGATAATTTTGTCAAACCAACATCCGAAGAAAGTGCTTGAAATGGTTATTCGTGCGCTCATAGTGGATGATTCTGCTTTGATTCGCAAAGTCCTTTCCGATATTCTTAATCAGGATCCTAAAATCGCTGTTATCGGAACTGCAATCAATGGAGAGGACGGCCTTGAAAAAGTCAGAAAACTTAAGCCCGATGTAGTTCTTCTTGATAATATAATGCCTGTTCTTGATGGGCTTAAGACTCTTTCCCATATCATGGAAGAATTTCCGACTCCTGTGGTTATAGTGTCAGCTCTGGGGGAAAAGGCTGAGGAGATTACCCTCACAGCTCTGGAGTATGGAGCAGTGGACGTAATCGAAAAGCCTTCGGGTATTCTCAGTCAAAGTATGCACGAGATGGCAGAAGAAATTTGTGCAAAAGTCAGAGCAGTTTCAAAAGCCGATCTTAATAACCTTGGGTGCATCCGGGATTTAGAACACCAGATACCTGAAAACCACAGGAAAAAAAAGAATAGCCTCCGGGAGAAAACCTCTGTTAGAAATGTGCTGGCTATAGGCGCATCTACAGGAGGGCCAAGAGCTCTGGAAAAACTTATAGGCTCGTTTCCCGCTGAAATTCCAGCTGCGGTTCTTATAGTACAGCACATGCCTCCGGGTTTTACAGCATCCCTCTCTAAAAGGCTTGATGCAAAATCAGCCCTCAGGGTAAAAGAAGCACAGGAAGGAGACATAATGGAAGAAGGAACTGTGTTTATAGCCCCTGGAGATTATCATATGGAAATTGTACGGAATAAAGTAAACGGCTTTGGAGAAGATACAGTGCATCTATCCTGCGGACCTAAAGAGCTGGGGTCCAGGCCCTCAGTAAATGTCCTGTTCAGATCAGTTGCCAGGATTTACGGTCCCAGAGTTATTTCCCTTGTACTTACAGGAATGAACTGCGATGGAGCGGATGGAGCTGAAGAGATTAAAAAAATGGGCGGTAAAGTGATCGCAGAAGACCAAAGCTCATGTGTGATATACGGAATGCCTGGAGAGATTGTAAGGCGAAACCTGGCAGACTTTGTGCTTCCTCTGGATAAAATGGCTGATGAAATTGTCAAAATAGTCAGATGACCCTGGGTAGATCAATTATTAAATTAATTTTTTAGATCAAATCTGGTTAAATTAATTGTTCAGATTGATTGCCAGATTGGTTACTCAGATTGGTTACTCAGATTGGTTACTCAGATTGATTGCTTAGATCAGCCTGTAAGATTAATTACTCAGATTAATTGCTTAGATCAGTCTGTAAGATTAATTACTCAGATTAATTGTTGGCTCAGCTGGTTAGGTCAAAGGGTTAGACGAATTTTAAAGTAACATATTCTTTAAAGTAACATATTCTTTAAAGTAACATATTCTTTAAGTAACATATTCTTTTAAAATAACATAATTCTTAAAAGTAACATAATTAATAATTTTTACTTATAGAAAATTCCGGTAGCTTTCAGGATTATAAAATGTTTACAGAAGGCAGGCAAAATCATGGACATGTCGAAGTATATAGGCATTTTCAGGTCCGAATCTGAAAAAAACATTCAGGAGATGAGCGACTCCCTGCTAGCACTTGAACAGAATCCTGAAAATGCGGAGCAGATGAATATATTATTTCGTTCAGCTCATACTTTTAAGGGCATGGCTGCAACCATGGGGTTCAAACAGATTGTTGAACTGACACATGAGATGGAAAGCCTGATTGATAGATCCCGTACAGGAAAGCTAACCCTTGATTCTTATTTAATCGATATCCTTTTCGAATGCCTGGATACTCTGGAGAGGCTTGTTGAGGAAGTCTGTGCAGGCATGGAAAACAAAATCGTCGGGAGAGAAGGCGATAGAAGCGAAGGTAGTAACTCCGGCCCAGATGCAGAAAAGATTTTAGAAACTCTGAGGACGATAAATAATCCCTCAGAGGAATACATTCTTCAAAAAAATGAATTTTGTACTTTTTCTTTAGATAAAGGAATAGAGGAAAAAGGGAAAAGACAAGAAGTAAAGGAAAAAACAGGAGAGAAAACGGAAGAGAAAGCGGAAGAGAAAGAAAAAGGAGAAAAAGAAGAAGAAACAGAAAAAACAGAAGGAAGAGAAAAAGAAGAAACACAAAAAACAAAAGAGGGAGAAAAAATAGAAGAGAGAGAAAAAGGAGAAAAAATAGAAGAGAGAGAAAAAGGAGAAAAAATAGAAGAGAGAGAAAAAGGAGAAAAAACAGAAGAAGATGAGGAAAGAGAAAGAAAAAATGCAGAAAAAGAGGAAAAGGAAAAAGCGGTAGAGAAAGAAAAAGAAGAAGAAACAGAAGGGAGAGAAAAAAACGAAAAAGAAAGGCAAAGTGGTAAGGAAGTAAAAACCCAGAGCCCAAAAATACATAGTTCAAGGGTCAGTACTGAGAAGTTAGATAAGCTGATGAACCTTGTCGGTGAGCTAGTAATAAACAGAAGCAGGGTAAAAGAGCTCACAGGGAAATTAAAATCAAAAGATCTGGACTTTGCACTTTCTGACTACCAGAAGCTAACCAGGGAGCTTCAAGAAGAAGTGTTAGAGATAAGGATGATACCTCTGGACCACATAACCAATATTTTCCCCAGAATGATAAGAGATCTTGCGAGGGGACAAAATAAAAAAATTGATTTCATAATAAGGGGAAAAGAAATCAAAATAGATAGAGCTATTATAGAAGAAATCGGGGATCCTCTTGTGCACCTGCTAAGAAATGCAGTGGACCACGGAATAGAAACTCCTGAAAAGCGTGTGGAACTCGGGAAAGAGGAAACTGGCAAGATAATAATTACAGCTTCAAGACAGCAAAACTATGTCCTTATCAGGATAGAGGATGATGGGAAAGGCATAGATGCAGAAGAAATCCGAAAAATCGCATTTCAAAGAAGACTTATTTCTAGAGACGAAGCCGAACAGCTTTCTGAAAGAGAATTAATACAGCTAATTTTCACACCAGGACTCAGTACTGCCAGCGAGGTTACGGACCTTTCAGGCAGAGGAGTCGGGATGGATATTGTAAAAAACCGAATTGAACACCTTGGAGGTTCCATAAAGGTGGACTCAAAACCTGGAACCGGTTCAAGGTTCGAATTGAGGTTACCAATAACTATTGCTCTTTGCCAGTCTATGCTTGTAAAAGTGGGAATGGAAAGGTACGCAATACCTTTTACCAATATAATAAAAAGCATTTCAGTCAGGAAAAAGGACGTCCGGCATATAAGGAGCGAAGAAGTTATTTTGATAAATGAAAAAACACTTCCACTGTTGAGATTACGTAAGTTGTTCCAATTGCCTGCGATAGAGAATGAAGAAAACCTGGATATAGTTATAGTCGAAAAAGCCGGACAGTACATAGGGCTTGTGGTGGACTCACTGCTTGGAAAACAGGAAATAATTATAAAAACCTTCAAAAGCAGGTTGCTGGAAAAAACCCGGGGATTTGCGGGAGCAACCGTCATGGGAGACGGGAGTGTTATTTTAATCCTTGATATTAACTCTATAACCTGAAATCTCGACTGAAGAGAAAAATGAACGCATGCAGGTGAAACGAAAGTGAATGAAACCGGATAAATATAGACTGGAGACAGACGCAGAGAAAATAAAAACAGAAAGAGAACGAGAGAAAATAAAAACAGAAAGAGATTTTGAGGAAGACTCGGGATTTGAATTATTAAAAAGAGTGATTACGGAAAGTACCGGATTTAACTGTGAGCAGTATAAGGAAGCCCATTTCAGGCGCAGAGTTAATGTCCGGGTCAGGGCTACCGGGTCAGAAAGTTATGAAGAATATCTCAGGTTGCTGAGAAAGAGTTCAATTGAGCATGAATATCTTATTAAAGCCCTTACGATAAACGTCAGCGAATTTTTCCGAAATCCGGAAACCTTTGAGGTAATTGAAAAAGAAGTTGTTCCTTTTTTAATAAAGTCCAGATCAGACTCGCTTGTAAAATCGATCCGTATCTGGAGCGCAGGCTGTGCAACAGGAGAAGAGGTCTATTCTCTTGCTATTTTGTTCCATAGAGCTCTTGGAAAAGACCTGGATAAGTATAGAATAAGCATTATAGGCACTGACATTGACACTATAAGCCTTGAAAAAGCCCGAAAAGGAATTTACCCTGAAAATGTACTTAAAAATATAGACGCCAGTACAAGAGAAAAATATTTTGTGAAAAAAGGTGAGACCTATCAGGTTCTCGACAATTTAAGGAGTATTATTCGTTTTAAACGGCATGATATGATATCAGAATCCTGTATAGACCATTTTGACCTCATAATCTGCCGAAACGTTATGATATACTTTAAAAAGGAAATTCAAGAACAATTGCAGCTTAACTTTCACAGGGCATTAAATAAAAAAGGTTTCTTTGTGATAGGAAAAGCCGAAACACTGCTGGGAACAGCTTCAAATCGCTTTAAGCCTTACAATGCGAGAGAGCGCCTGTACTTAAAAGAAAACTAAAATGTGGAAAGAAATCCATATAGAAGAGATCAATAGAAATCCATATTGGAAGGAACCAGATTGAAAGAAATCCATAACGAAAAAAATCCATAATGGAAGAAGTACATAACGAAAGAAATCCATAATGGAAGAAGTACATAACGAAAGAAATTCATAACGAAAGAAATACGTATGAAAGAGATCTGAAAAACCGAAGAAAACTATGGGGAATTTTATGGAAGAGATAACAAGTTTAAGCGAATTCGAGTATGGAGCGCTGAAAGAAATAGGAAATATAGGTATAGGAAATTCGGCAGTTTCTCTTTCGAGGCTCGTAAACAGTCTTGTATGTACAAAGGTTATAGATACGGAATTGGGATTAATCGAAGACATACCGAAAATAGCAGGTTTTTCAGAATCCCCGGTTATGGGCACATTGATACGTATAAAAGAGGACCTCAATGGATATATCCTTGTTTTTTTCCCAGAAACAAGTGCAGAGAGCCTCTATATAAGCCTTTCAGGCGAGGAAATCGAAAAAAATCTTACAGATCCGGTAAAAAGGTCTTTAAAAATATCTTTAATTGAGGAAGTTAGCCATATCCTGGCAGGAACCTATGTAACTTCTCTCGCGAAGTTTTTGAAACTTAATCTTTCAATTTCAATACCTTATGCAACATATGATATGTCTGACTCAATTTTTAATTCGGTGATTACAGAAATGGGCTATATAGCAGATTTTGCTTTCGTACTTGATGCAGAATTTCTGATAAAAGAAAAGAGGATTAAAGGGAACGTACTGACTTTACTTGATCCGAAATCTCTTAGCTGTTTGCTGGAAAGAATCAATTCGATGATTAATCAAAATGCTTGATTATTACATTAAAATTAACAGGACAGAAACCATATAAAAGGAACAGATAATCACAAAATAATAATCAGTTTTCAAACCAGTAAATATCAAACCGATAACTTTAAACCAATAACTTAAACCGATGACTTAAACCAATAAAAATTCAAACCAATAACTTAAAATCAATAACTTAAACCGATAAAAATTCAAACCAATAACTTAAAATCAATAACTTAAACCGATAAAAATTCAAACAGGTGAATTTTGAACTAACCGGTGTTATGAAAATAGACTTATAAGGAGGTTTTACAGATTGGTCAATTCGGACATAATCACGGTGGGGATAGGAGATTGTGCAATAGCTAGAAGCCCCATGAAAATTAAAACCTCCGGACTGGGTTCCTGCCTTGGAATAACCCTCTATGATAGACAGAAAAAGATAGGTGGCCTTCTCCATACCATGCTTCCAAACATAAAAGATGCAAAACTAAAAGATAATCCTGCCAAATTTACAGATGCGGGAATAGAGTATCTTGTAGACGAGATGATCAGAAGAGGAGGTTCCATAGATAAACTTGAAGCAAAAGTTGTAGGGGGAGCGGGAATGTTTGAAAATTCACGCCTGAATATAGGTGAGAGAAACATTAAAAGTGCCAGAGAAACAATGAAAAAACTGGAAGTGTCTATTATAGCTGAGGACGTGGGGAAAAACTACGGACGTACAGTAATATTCGATACTCTTACTGGAGATCTTCTTATAAAGACAATTCTAAAAGGGGATAAATTAATTTAAGAATTTATTATCTAGTTTAATATTAATATCTAGTTTTGTACTTAATTGCATTTAATTACCCATTTTATACCATATTTCAGTTTCTTATCTTGTTATCCAGTTTTTATTTTACAATCAGTATTTATTTTTACCATCGGTTTTTATTGTTAAACATCAGTTTGCTCATTTGCATCTTATCATCCATTTTGTGTTTTATTATCCAGTTTGCCCTTTATTGTCGATTTTTTATCCGTTATTCGATCCAGGGTATTATTCGTTTATTCGCTCCAGAGTATTTTGAATTTCTTTTCTTTAAAAAATTATATATTTGATATAAATATTATAATAGACATTCATTATCTAATCGATTGCAGGCAGAAAAGCTATGCTTAAAATCGATTGATTAACAGAGAAAATAAAATACCATAAAACTCTAAGTGTATGCCTGGGATTAAGTACGCCGAATTATGTGACTTTTTCTATACGGCATAAGAAATAGAGCAGAGCATTGGCGATCAGCATGGGACGACCAATTAAAAACAGCATAAATTTAAAACAATATAAATAGTTCAAGGATATCTAAAAAGGCTGAATCAAAAATAAAGGATTGAATGTACTGCACCGAAACATGCTGAAATGAAACATTAGAATGGATGTGCAATTGTAAAGTAACAATAATTGTAAAGTAACAATTGTTGAAACATACCTAAGCACGCTAAACTGACTAAAAAATGCTGTTATAGCAGACATCAAACCTGTAGCTTATTAATTAAATAACGAAAAGTAAACTAGGGGAATTTCATGGAAATCAACGGAGTAGAAATTGAAGACACATATGCAGAAGCGTTTCCGATCAAGATTGCACGAGTGCTCATAACAGCAGTAACAAAGCGCTGGGCTCAGGTAGCAGCTACTGAAGCTACCGGCTTCGGGACATCAGTTATAATGTGCCCTGCAGAAGCTGGAATTGAAAGGTTCGCAAGCCCCAGCGAGACTCCTGACGGGAGACCTGGAGCTTATATTCAGATCTGTACTTTCAAATATGAAGCCCTTGAAGAACAGCTGCTCGAGAGGATTGGACAGTGCGTACTTACTGCTCCTACAACTGCAGTCTTTAACGGCCTGCCCGATTCTGAGAAACAGTTCAATGTCGGCTTTAAACTCAAATTCTTTGGAGACGGTATGGAGTCCGAAGCTCAGATTGCCGGGCGCAAAGTATTCAAGGTCCCGATCATGGAAGGAGACTTCGTGACTGAAGACAACATCGGAGCTATAGCCGGAATTGCAGGCGGAAACTTCTTTATCTTCGGAGACTCCCAGATGAGTGCCCTGACTGCAGCCGAAGCCGCTGTAGATGCAATTGCAGAACTTGAAGGCACAATTACCCCCTTCCCTGGCGGCATTGTTGCAAGTGGGTCCAAGTCCGGAGCAAACAAGTATAAATTCCTGAAAGCTACTGCAAACGAAAAGTTCTGCCCCTCCATAAAGGATAAAGTAGAGAACACTGAAATTCCTGCCGATGTCAATGCTGTTTATGAAATCGTTATCAACGGGCTCGATGAAGCAAGTATAAAAGCAGCAATGAAAGCCGGAATAGAAGCTGCGGTAACTGTCCCCGGAATCAAAAAGATTTCCGCAGGGAACTACGGCGGCAAACTTGGTAAGTATCAATTCAAACTTCACGAACTCTTCTAAGAATTCAGGTTCTATGAGCTCTGATGAGCTCAAAATTCTCTTTTTTAGTCACATACTATTTTTATTAAATAATTATTATTTTTTACATAATTAATATTTTTTTAGTCATTTGTTATTTTTTAAATAATTATTATTCTCTGTTTTACCTGTAATTTAATTTTAACGAGAAAGCTTTTCCTATACCTCGCAAACACCTTTTTATTTTCCAGACCTAATTACTTTTCAGAGAAAAGTGAGGTATGAAAACGTGAATAAACAAAGAATCAATTATCTGGTGGATCTTGTCCTGACCGCCCTATTTTTCGTAGTCGCATTTACGGGTTTTTTCATGTATTTTTTCATCCCTTCGGGAATCCAGAGAGGCAGATACGTTGTATACATGGGGCTAACGAAAGCCACGTGGATCTGGCTACATAATAGAGCTGGAATCCTGATAATAATTCTTGTAATCATTCATCTTATCCTGCACTGGAACTGGATTGTACGTACTACCAGAAATTTCTTCGGAAAAGAAAAAGGCGAATTGGAAGAGAATGAAGACAAAAAAATAGAAGACAAAATAGAAAAATATTAAAAAAGGATTAAAAAGTAGAAAAATTATAAAAAACACAGATATTATAAAAAGATATAAAAAATTATAAAAAGATATAAAAAATTATAAAAAGATATAAAAAATTATAAAAAGATATAAAAAATTATAAAAAGATATAAAAAATTATAAAAAGATATAAAAAATTATAAAAAGATATAAAAAACTTAAGAAGTTAAAAATCGCTTCAAAATTGCAAAAGGATAAAAGTTATGAAAGCAGAAAATCTGACTCTCAGATCTGCTTTTATCCATAGGATTATTTTAGAGTCCTATTTTAGAGTCCTAGAGCGTTGAACCCGGAAAGTAGAATATCTCTTGGATCAAGGCCGGTAACCCGTATCATAACATAGGCTCCGAGGAAAGTACCTGTCATACTCCCTATGTTAGCAAAGCTAGCGACAAGGAGGACTCGCATAAACCTGTTTTTGAACATTTCCCTGAAAGTTTCTATCCCTGCAAGGGCTTTTATATCTGCGGCGGTAGGGTTTCGCTGTCTTGCTTCTACAATTCCAGCAAACCAGCCCGCAGCAATTAAAGGGTGAAGAGTGGTCAGCCAGGCAACCGAAAA
This window of the Methanosarcina mazei S-6 genome carries:
- a CDS encoding DUF4405 domain-containing protein; its protein translation is MNKQRINYLVDLVLTALFFVVAFTGFFMYFFIPSGIQRGRYVVYMGLTKATWIWLHNRAGILIIILVIIHLILHWNWIVRTTRNFFGKEKGELEENEDKKIEDKIEKY